One genomic region from Anguilla rostrata isolate EN2019 chromosome 2, ASM1855537v3, whole genome shotgun sequence encodes:
- the plxdc1 gene encoding plexin domain-containing protein 1 isoform X3: MALCAAVIICLSTAQLGRVWAQERRGGAYGSAWTAEGSLGLHRDHRHPESLPDTGRPRAARDTLGGGLAIDTLPDNMTRIVEDSQKYYSWRSYGPTDKRTEELWVDLGAVEHSHVRVHGILSNTRRQAVRVALSFDFPFYGHYLRQITIATGGFIFTGEVTHRMLTATQYIAPLMANFDPSYSRNSTVQYLDNEDVFVVQWDKVRLQDQEAQGVFTFQVALHRTGTIVFSYRDVPLSVEEISSDTHPVKVGLSDAFMAHLAASQAPDSRRQTIYEYHRVEIDTTKITNHSAFEFTPLPTCLQHGSCDSCISSNLTSGCGWCNVIQRCSDGIDRHRQEWLDYGCSEEAKGAVCEDYATSDPHGFTGPYNPSSPEPTPSAEALPESPVTDGCSLSHCSTAPPLVSQAPAICLPQLPQLHSC, from the exons GTGGGGCGTACGGGTCAGCGTGGACTGCGGAGGGCTCGCTGGGCCTCCACAGGGACCACAGGCACCCGGAATCCCTCCCGGACACGGGCCGGCCCAGAGCGGCCCGGGACACGCTGGGGGGAGGCCTGGCTATCGACACCCTGCCCGACAACATGACCCGTATTGTG gaggacTCTCAGAAGTACTACTCTTGGCGCAGTTATGGCCCAACAGACAAGCGCACAGAGGAGCTGTGGGTGGACCTGGGTGCTGTGGAGCACAGTCACGTCAGAGTGCATGGTATCCTGTCCAACACACGGCGTCAGGCTGTG CGGGTGGCCCTATCATTTGATTTCCCCTTCTACGGACACTATCTGAGGCAAATCACCATAGCAACAGGAG GATTCATCTTCACAGGGGAAGTCACGCATCGCATGCTGACGGCCACTCAATACATCGCCCCGCTCATGGCCAACTTCGACCCTAGTTACTCCAGGAACTCCACCGTGCAGTACCTGGACAACG AGGACGTGTTTGTGGTGCAGTGGGACAAGGTGCGGCTGCAGGACCAGGAGGCGCAGGGGGTGTTCACTTTCCAGGTTGCCCTCCACCGCACCGGGACCATCGTCTTCAGCTACAGAGAT GTTCCATTGTCGGTGGAGGAAATAAGCTCAGATACACACCCAGTGAAGGTGGGCTTATCTGATGCCTTCATGGCCCATCTCGCCGCATCACAGGCCCCAG ATTCACGACGACAAACAATCTACGAGTATCATCGAGTGGAGATAGACACAACAAAGATCACCAACCACTCTGCCTTTGAGTTCACCCCACTGCCCA CCTGCCTGCAGCACGGGAGCTGCGACAGCTGCATCTCCTCCAACCTGACGTCTGGCTGTGGCTGGTGCAACGTCATTcagag GTGCTCAGATGGaatagacagacacagacaggagtGGCTGGACTATGGCTGCTCAGAGGAG GCTAAGGGTGCCGTGTGCGAGGATTACGCAACGTCGGACCCCCACGGCTTCACGGGTCCCTATAACCCCTCCAGCCCTGAGCCCACCCCCTCAGCGGAAGCCCTGCCCGAAAGCCCCGTGACCGATG GGTGTTCCCTGTCTCATTGCTcaacagcgcctcctctggtcagtCAGGCACCTGCGATCTGCCTACCGCAGCTGCCTCAGCTGCATTCATGCTga
- the plxdc1 gene encoding plexin domain-containing protein 1 isoform X1, translating to MALCAAVIICLSTAQLGRVWAQERRGGAYGSAWTAEGSLGLHRDHRHPESLPDTGRPRAARDTLGGGLAIDTLPDNMTRIVEDSQKYYSWRSYGPTDKRTEELWVDLGAVEHSHVRVHGILSNTRRQAVRVALSFDFPFYGHYLRQITIATGGFIFTGEVTHRMLTATQYIAPLMANFDPSYSRNSTVQYLDNEDVFVVQWDKVRLQDQEAQGVFTFQVALHRTGTIVFSYRDVPLSVEEISSDTHPVKVGLSDAFMAHLAASQAPDSRRQTIYEYHRVEIDTTKITNHSAFEFTPLPTCLQHGSCDSCISSNLTSGCGWCNVIQRCSDGIDRHRQEWLDYGCSEEAKGAVCEDYATSDPHGFTGPYNPSSPEPTPSAEALPESPVTDDDTKLLIHYNGNDLQTGPPREQGAPEHTGIIAGVVTAVVLLVILTLLALYYINTHPTVAPPFYLMQQRTNNYWPSMKFRNQGCHSSYAEVEVGGQEKEGFIEAEQC from the exons GTGGGGCGTACGGGTCAGCGTGGACTGCGGAGGGCTCGCTGGGCCTCCACAGGGACCACAGGCACCCGGAATCCCTCCCGGACACGGGCCGGCCCAGAGCGGCCCGGGACACGCTGGGGGGAGGCCTGGCTATCGACACCCTGCCCGACAACATGACCCGTATTGTG gaggacTCTCAGAAGTACTACTCTTGGCGCAGTTATGGCCCAACAGACAAGCGCACAGAGGAGCTGTGGGTGGACCTGGGTGCTGTGGAGCACAGTCACGTCAGAGTGCATGGTATCCTGTCCAACACACGGCGTCAGGCTGTG CGGGTGGCCCTATCATTTGATTTCCCCTTCTACGGACACTATCTGAGGCAAATCACCATAGCAACAGGAG GATTCATCTTCACAGGGGAAGTCACGCATCGCATGCTGACGGCCACTCAATACATCGCCCCGCTCATGGCCAACTTCGACCCTAGTTACTCCAGGAACTCCACCGTGCAGTACCTGGACAACG AGGACGTGTTTGTGGTGCAGTGGGACAAGGTGCGGCTGCAGGACCAGGAGGCGCAGGGGGTGTTCACTTTCCAGGTTGCCCTCCACCGCACCGGGACCATCGTCTTCAGCTACAGAGAT GTTCCATTGTCGGTGGAGGAAATAAGCTCAGATACACACCCAGTGAAGGTGGGCTTATCTGATGCCTTCATGGCCCATCTCGCCGCATCACAGGCCCCAG ATTCACGACGACAAACAATCTACGAGTATCATCGAGTGGAGATAGACACAACAAAGATCACCAACCACTCTGCCTTTGAGTTCACCCCACTGCCCA CCTGCCTGCAGCACGGGAGCTGCGACAGCTGCATCTCCTCCAACCTGACGTCTGGCTGTGGCTGGTGCAACGTCATTcagag GTGCTCAGATGGaatagacagacacagacaggagtGGCTGGACTATGGCTGCTCAGAGGAG GCTAAGGGTGCCGTGTGCGAGGATTACGCAACGTCGGACCCCCACGGCTTCACGGGTCCCTATAACCCCTCCAGCCCTGAGCCCACCCCCTCAGCGGAAGCCCTGCCCGAAAGCCCCGTGACCGATG ATGACACCAAACTTCTCATTCACTACAATGGCAATG ATCTACAGACAGGTCCTCCAAGGgagcagggggcgccagagcACACTGGAATCATTGCAGGCGTGGTGACAGCTGTGGTTCTGCTCGTTATCCTGACGCTGCTGGCTCTCTACTACATCAACACGCATCCCACTGTCGCCCCGCCGTTCTACCTCATGCAG CAACGTACAAACAACTACTGGCCGTCCATGAAGTTCCGGAACCAAGGCTGCCACTCCAGCTACGCGGAGGTGGAGGTCGGGGGTCAAGAGAAGGAGGGATTCATCGAGGCTGAGCAGTGCTAA
- the plxdc1 gene encoding plexin domain-containing protein 1 isoform X4 has translation MALCAAVIICLSTAQLGRVWAQERRGGAYGSAWTAEGSLGLHRDHRHPESLPDTGRPRAARDTLGGGLAIDTLPDNMTRIVEDSQKYYSWRSYGPTDKRTEELWVDLGAVEHSHVRVHGILSNTRRQAVRVALSFDFPFYGHYLRQITIATGGFIFTGEVTHRMLTATQYIAPLMANFDPSYSRNSTVQYLDNEDVFVVQWDKVRLQDQEAQGVFTFQVALHRTGTIVFSYRDVPLSVEEISSDTHPVKVGLSDAFMAHLAASQAPDSRRQTIYEYHRVEIDTTKITNHSAFEFTPLPTCLQHGSCDSCISSNLTSGCGWCNVIQRCSDGIDRHRQEWLDYGCSEEAKGAVCEDYATSDPHGFTGPYNPSSPEPTPSAEALPESPVTDAPPLVSQAPAICLPQLPQLHSC, from the exons GTGGGGCGTACGGGTCAGCGTGGACTGCGGAGGGCTCGCTGGGCCTCCACAGGGACCACAGGCACCCGGAATCCCTCCCGGACACGGGCCGGCCCAGAGCGGCCCGGGACACGCTGGGGGGAGGCCTGGCTATCGACACCCTGCCCGACAACATGACCCGTATTGTG gaggacTCTCAGAAGTACTACTCTTGGCGCAGTTATGGCCCAACAGACAAGCGCACAGAGGAGCTGTGGGTGGACCTGGGTGCTGTGGAGCACAGTCACGTCAGAGTGCATGGTATCCTGTCCAACACACGGCGTCAGGCTGTG CGGGTGGCCCTATCATTTGATTTCCCCTTCTACGGACACTATCTGAGGCAAATCACCATAGCAACAGGAG GATTCATCTTCACAGGGGAAGTCACGCATCGCATGCTGACGGCCACTCAATACATCGCCCCGCTCATGGCCAACTTCGACCCTAGTTACTCCAGGAACTCCACCGTGCAGTACCTGGACAACG AGGACGTGTTTGTGGTGCAGTGGGACAAGGTGCGGCTGCAGGACCAGGAGGCGCAGGGGGTGTTCACTTTCCAGGTTGCCCTCCACCGCACCGGGACCATCGTCTTCAGCTACAGAGAT GTTCCATTGTCGGTGGAGGAAATAAGCTCAGATACACACCCAGTGAAGGTGGGCTTATCTGATGCCTTCATGGCCCATCTCGCCGCATCACAGGCCCCAG ATTCACGACGACAAACAATCTACGAGTATCATCGAGTGGAGATAGACACAACAAAGATCACCAACCACTCTGCCTTTGAGTTCACCCCACTGCCCA CCTGCCTGCAGCACGGGAGCTGCGACAGCTGCATCTCCTCCAACCTGACGTCTGGCTGTGGCTGGTGCAACGTCATTcagag GTGCTCAGATGGaatagacagacacagacaggagtGGCTGGACTATGGCTGCTCAGAGGAG GCTAAGGGTGCCGTGTGCGAGGATTACGCAACGTCGGACCCCCACGGCTTCACGGGTCCCTATAACCCCTCCAGCCCTGAGCCCACCCCCTCAGCGGAAGCCCTGCCCGAAAGCCCCGTGACCGATG cgcctcctctggtcagtCAGGCACCTGCGATCTGCCTACCGCAGCTGCCTCAGCTGCATTCATGCTga
- the plxdc1 gene encoding plexin domain-containing protein 1 isoform X2 codes for MALCAAVIICLSTAQLGRVWAQERRGGAYGSAWTAEGSLGLHRDHRHPESLPDTGRPRAARDTLGGGLAIDTLPDNMTRIVEDSQKYYSWRSYGPTDKRTEELWVDLGAVEHSHVRVHGILSNTRRQAVRVALSFDFPFYGHYLRQITIATGGFIFTGEVTHRMLTATQYIAPLMANFDPSYSRNSTVQYLDNEDVFVVQWDKVRLQDQEAQGVFTFQVALHRTGTIVFSYRDVPLSVEEISSDTHPVKVGLSDAFMAHLAASQAPDSRRQTIYEYHRVEIDTTKITNHSAFEFTPLPTCLQHGSCDSCISSNLTSGCGWCNVIQRCSDGIDRHRQEWLDYGCSEEAKGAVCEDYATSDPHGFTGPYNPSSPEPTPSAEALPESPVTDDLQTGPPREQGAPEHTGIIAGVVTAVVLLVILTLLALYYINTHPTVAPPFYLMQQRTNNYWPSMKFRNQGCHSSYAEVEVGGQEKEGFIEAEQC; via the exons GTGGGGCGTACGGGTCAGCGTGGACTGCGGAGGGCTCGCTGGGCCTCCACAGGGACCACAGGCACCCGGAATCCCTCCCGGACACGGGCCGGCCCAGAGCGGCCCGGGACACGCTGGGGGGAGGCCTGGCTATCGACACCCTGCCCGACAACATGACCCGTATTGTG gaggacTCTCAGAAGTACTACTCTTGGCGCAGTTATGGCCCAACAGACAAGCGCACAGAGGAGCTGTGGGTGGACCTGGGTGCTGTGGAGCACAGTCACGTCAGAGTGCATGGTATCCTGTCCAACACACGGCGTCAGGCTGTG CGGGTGGCCCTATCATTTGATTTCCCCTTCTACGGACACTATCTGAGGCAAATCACCATAGCAACAGGAG GATTCATCTTCACAGGGGAAGTCACGCATCGCATGCTGACGGCCACTCAATACATCGCCCCGCTCATGGCCAACTTCGACCCTAGTTACTCCAGGAACTCCACCGTGCAGTACCTGGACAACG AGGACGTGTTTGTGGTGCAGTGGGACAAGGTGCGGCTGCAGGACCAGGAGGCGCAGGGGGTGTTCACTTTCCAGGTTGCCCTCCACCGCACCGGGACCATCGTCTTCAGCTACAGAGAT GTTCCATTGTCGGTGGAGGAAATAAGCTCAGATACACACCCAGTGAAGGTGGGCTTATCTGATGCCTTCATGGCCCATCTCGCCGCATCACAGGCCCCAG ATTCACGACGACAAACAATCTACGAGTATCATCGAGTGGAGATAGACACAACAAAGATCACCAACCACTCTGCCTTTGAGTTCACCCCACTGCCCA CCTGCCTGCAGCACGGGAGCTGCGACAGCTGCATCTCCTCCAACCTGACGTCTGGCTGTGGCTGGTGCAACGTCATTcagag GTGCTCAGATGGaatagacagacacagacaggagtGGCTGGACTATGGCTGCTCAGAGGAG GCTAAGGGTGCCGTGTGCGAGGATTACGCAACGTCGGACCCCCACGGCTTCACGGGTCCCTATAACCCCTCCAGCCCTGAGCCCACCCCCTCAGCGGAAGCCCTGCCCGAAAGCCCCGTGACCGATG ATCTACAGACAGGTCCTCCAAGGgagcagggggcgccagagcACACTGGAATCATTGCAGGCGTGGTGACAGCTGTGGTTCTGCTCGTTATCCTGACGCTGCTGGCTCTCTACTACATCAACACGCATCCCACTGTCGCCCCGCCGTTCTACCTCATGCAG CAACGTACAAACAACTACTGGCCGTCCATGAAGTTCCGGAACCAAGGCTGCCACTCCAGCTACGCGGAGGTGGAGGTCGGGGGTCAAGAGAAGGAGGGATTCATCGAGGCTGAGCAGTGCTAA